ATGAACGCCGAGGCGCTCGTCTTCCGGCTCCCGATTGAGAGCTGACTTCGATGTGGTACGAACCGTGGCTCGAACGTGGGCTCCTTCCCGACGCCCTCGTGCGCCGGAAGATTCGCGAGCTCCTCCGGCAACGTCTCGCAGACGAGAGGGCGGACGACGCCCAGGAGGCGCTCGCCCGCGAGGAGCGGTTCATCCGGGAAATGCGCGAGAGCGTGGTCGCGATGGCGACCGTCGAGGCGAACGAGCAGCACTACGAGGTGCCGCCCGCCTTCTACGAGCTCGTCCTCGGCGCCCATCGGAAATACTCCTCTGGCCTGTTCTCGGAAGGGGTTGCGACGCTCGACGCCGCCGAGGCGGCGATGCTCGCCCTCACCTGCGAGCGGGCGCGCCTGGCCGACGGGCAGAACGTCCTCGAGCTCGGGTGCGGGTGGGGCTCGCTCACGCTCTGGATGGCGGAGCGGTATCCGGAGTCGCGCATCGTCGCGGTGTCGAACTCGAAGGACCAGCGGGAGTACATCGAGGGGAAGGCGGCGGAGCGAAACCTGACGAATCTCAAGGTCGTCACGTGCGACATGAACGTCTTCGACCCGGCGACGGGTCCCGCGTTCGACCGGGTCGTCTCGGTCGAGATGTTCGAGCACATGCGCAACTGGCCCGAGCTCCTCGGCCGGATCGCCTCGTGGCTGAAGCCCGACGGTCGTCTCTTTCTCCACGTCTTCTCGCACCGGGACGTCTCGTATCCGTACGTCGCGCGGGACGAGAGCGACTGGATGGCGCGGAACTTCTTCACCGGGGGCCTGATGCCCTCCGACCACCTCCTCCTCCGCTTCCCCGAGCACCTCTTCGTGGAGGAGCGCTGGCGCGTGAACGGCACGCACTACGCGCGCACCGCCGAGGCGTGGCTCGCGAACCTCGACCGGAACAGGAGAGCGGCGCAGCAGCTCTTCGCGAAGGCCTACGGGCCGGGGGTCGCGCGGCGAAAGGTCGTCGAGTGGAGGCTCTTCTTCATGGCCTGCGCCGAGCTCTTCGCACACGGGGGCGGGAACGAGTGGATGGTCTCCCACTACCGGCTGCGGCGCCGATACGCCTGAGGGGACCGTCGCCGCGGCGGGCGGAATCCGCCGTTTCCGCGGTTAGACTCGTGTCCATTCCGACCCGGAGGTGACGCCATGCTGTTCGACAAGAGCAAGCTCCGCCTTCCCGATTCCGAGGACGCACTCGAGGGGCGCAGCACGCCGATGCCCGTGACGAACCGGCACTTCGTGAACGGACGGGAGATCCTCCCGCCGTTCCCTGCCGGCCTCGAGCAGGCCGTCTTCGGCATGGGCTGCTTCTGGGGCGCCGAGAAGACGTTCTGGACGCTGGCGGGCGTCTACACGACCGCGGTGGGCTACGCGGGGGGCCTCAACCCCGAACCCGACGTACAAGGAGCTCTGCACGGGCCGCACGGGGCACGCCGAGGTCGTCCTCGTCGTCTTCGACCCGGGGCAGGTCTCCTTCGAGCAGCTCCTGAAGCTCTTCTTCGAGAAGCACGACCCGACGCAGGGGATGCGGCAGGGCAACGACGTCGGCACGCAGTACCGCTCGGTGATCTACACCCACGGTGACGCCCAGGCGCGCGCCGCCGTCGCGGTGCGCGACGCCTACCAGGACGTCCTCTCCTCGCGGGGCTACGACCCGATAACGACCGAGATCCGGCCGGCGGGCCCTCTCTACTACGCCGAGGATGCCCACCAGCAGTACCTCGCGAAGAACCCGGGCGGCTACTGCGGCCTCGGCGGGATCGGGATCGCGTGCCCGGTGGGCACCGGGGTTCGGGGCTGAAGAGGGACCTGGAGGAGAAGACCAGGATCTACGGGACCCGGAGGACCCGCAACCGAAAGGTCTCGTCGATTCCGCGGGGGGCCGCGAGCGGTGCGGTACGTCTCACGGCCGCCTGCTGCGCGCGCCCGACCCGCTTCCGATCTCGCTGCGGCCGGTCGGGGGGCCCGCGCGAACTCCTCGCTTCGCTCGTCAGACACGCGCGCGGGCCTGATCCCCGCCCGGTCCTCGCGAACTCGAGCGGGTCCCCGGGCGTGCTCGAGGGCGGCTCGCGAGACGCACCGCCCCTCCCGCGGCCGGCGAGCTTCAGCGATCCGCAGGGAGGCGCTTTCGGGGGCCGCGCGATCAAACAGTAGAGAGGCTCAAGATCGTGCTACGAGCCTGATCTCCCGGATCGCGGCCACGGGCGGTTTCCCTGTCTCTGCGCATCGAATGGGTGTGAGCGGGCGGGAGGGGTGCCCCGCGAGCGGCGTCCGAGCACCCGCGGGGCCCCGCACGGCTCCGCGAGCAGGCCGCCGGATCAGGCGAGCTCACGTGTTTGACGAGCGGAGCGAGGAGTTTGAGCTCGCCCCGGCGGCCCGCGCAGTGGGGCCGATGCGGGTCGCGGGAGCACAGGAGCCGCCGTGGGGCATCCCTCCCACCCGCGATTTGCGCGGCAATGTGAGGTGGCCTGTCCGATGCCTCGTCTCTCTGGGGGTAGGACCCCCTGGCTACCGGTAGCTGTCGATGACCCTCTCTATGGCGCGGCGGCAGACGGGGCAGAAGCCGGCGTCGGTGCGGGTGAACATGATGCAGTCGGCGGAGGAACGGTAGAGGCCCTTGGGCTCGTAGGCGGCCCCTTCGAAGGCGCCGACCTTTCCCATGAACTTCTCCTTCGCGAAGAAGGCCGCCTCGACCTTCTTCTGCTCGCGGAAGAGGTCGTCGATGGCGGCGGGCGACGCGCCGGCGGCCAGGAGCGCCTTGCGGCGCGCCTGGAAGTCGCGGGAGGTCTTCTCGAAGGCCTCCTTCGACCACGGCGTCGGGAGCGGCGTCGCGGCCGCGACGAGGTCCTTCCACTTGAGAGTGGCGGGGTCCTTCAGGGCGGTGACGTTCATCTCCCACGGCTCTGGCAGGTCGGCCGCGCCGGTCTCGTAGGCGACGTCGGAGGTGTAGTACTCGTCGGCGAGGGCGGCGAAGTGGTGGCCGAACTCGTGGACGAAGACGTACTCGGCGAAACCGGTGTCGGCCGAGGCGGTCGCCTGGTGGTTGTAGATGCCGCCGCCGCCGTACTGCGCGTCGTTGACGAGGATCTCGAGGACGTCGTACGGCGCCTGCGCCGCCGCGTCGCGCAGCGCGCGGTCGTCGTAGGTCAGGACGTACCGCTCGGAGCCGAAGATGTTGTACTGGACCTGAAGGGGTGTGCGGCGGAAGAGCTTCGACTGCGGACGGTGTGCGCCCCCTTCTCCGGAGGAGAGGTCGAGGGCGCGGACGTTGAAGTCGGCCCTGCGGCTCTTGAACGGCTCGTAGCGGAAGAGCGTGTCGACCATCCGCTTCACGTCGGAGCGGAACTTCGGCAGGTCTTTCTCGGCGTACCCCTCGCCGAGGACGAGGAGGTCGACCTTCTCCGTCGGCGGGCCGCTCTCGAAGACGGTCCAGACCGTACCGACCTTCGGGGGCGGGGCGGGGTTGACGTCGGCAGAGGCGGGATCGACGAGTGTCGAGAAGACCTCCCGGAACAGGTTCCGGCGATCGCGCTTCTTCAGAAGGACCTGGACGGGCCTCAGCGGCCAGGGGAGGCGGAGCGACTCGCGGAAGGTGCGGTGGGACGTCTTCGCCTCGGCCGTCGTCTCCCACTCGGCGAAGATCGAAGAGTAGCCGCGAGCGTAGAGGAGGCGGCCGGTCGCGGGCTCGAGGACCTCGAACCGGTAATGCCCGAGGCCGAGCCCGTCGTCGGCGGTCGAGAGGCTCCCGGCCCAGGGCCCGTCGTTCACGACCCGGTCGACAGCGACGATCTCGACGCCGTGGCCGCCGGTGTGGAGGAGGTCGATGCGCATCGTCTGCGGCGTGAAGGAGTCGAGGAGCGCCGTGTCGGCGGGCGCGCTCGGCGCCCCTGGAGAGACCGTGAGGAGCAGGGCCGCGGCGCCGAAAGCGAGAAGCGTGCGAGTACTCATTCGGGACCTCGGGGAGATCGTAACGGACGGGACTATTCTTGCCTGGTGATTCGTGCGTTCGTCGCGGTCCCGGTCGAGGACCCCGTCGTGAAGCGCCGGCTCGCCGGGGCGCGGAGCCTCGTCCCGCCCCTGCCCGGTCTCCGGTGGATCCCGGAGTCCCAGCTGCACTTCACGCTGAAGTTCCTCGGGGAGATCGAGGAGGAGCGCGTGGCGGCGGCGAAGGCGGCGACCTCCGCGGCCATCGTGGCCATCGCGGCCGCGAGGGCCGTGACGGAGAGCCCCGTGCCTGCGGCCCCGTTCCGTCTCGGTCTCGAGGGGCTCGGCGCGTTTCCGTCGCGGGGGTCCGCGCGGGTGCTGTGGGCCGGGTGTGGCGACGGGGCCGATGCGCTGTCGGCCCTCGCATCGGCCGTCGAGGAGGCGTTCACCGCGGCGGGGTTCCGACGCGAGGAACGTCCTTTCTCCCCCCACCTGACCCTCGCGCGCGTGAAGGACCCTGACACCGGGCGGCGCCTGGCGCGGGCGCTCGAGACCGTTCCTCCGGAGCCGTTTGGCGTGGTTTCCGTCTCGTCTCTCGTCCTCTTCCGGAGCGAGCTGACGTCTCGCGGGGCCGATCATTCGGAACTCCTCCGCGTGGCGATAGAATCCTCTGCCGCACCGCAATAGAGGCCCCTTCCGGGCCGGAACGAGGAGAACACGATGATCGACTTCTCCCTTACCGAGGAACAGCAGGCCCTTCAGGAGCTGGCCCGGAAGTTCGCGCGCGAGGAGATGGCGCCGAAGGCGGCGCACCACGACGAGACGGGCGAGTTCCCGCGCGAGATCGCGAAGAAGGCGTGGGAGCTCGGCCTGATGAACACCCACGTCCCGCCCGAGTACGGCGGCATGGGCCTCGGGACGCTGGACGGCTGCATCATCACGGAAGAGCTCGCCTGGGGGTGCACCGGCATCGCGACCGCGATGGAGGCGAACGCCCTCGCGGCGGCCCCGGTCATCGTCGCCGGCAACGACGAGCAGAAGAAGGAGTTCCTCGGGCGCCTGACGGCCGAGCCGCTCTTCGCCGCGTACGCCGTCACCGAGCCGGGCGCCGGCTCCGACGTCGCAGGTATCCGGACGAAGGCCCGCAAGGTGGGCGACGACTACGTCATCGACGGCGCGAAGGCGTGGATCACGAACGGCGGCGTCGCGAACTGGTACTTCGTCCTCGCCTACACCGACCAGGAGAAGAAGCACAAGGGGATGTCGGGCTTCCTCGTCCCGGCGGACACCCCGGGGATCACGGTCGGCAAGAAGGAGTGGAACCTCGGGCAGAGGGCGAGCGACACGCGCGGCCTGACGTTCGAGGAGGTGAAGGTCCCGGCGAAGTACCTCCTCGGCAAGGAAGGGGACGGCTTCCGGATCGCCATGTCGGCGTTCGACCACACCCGGCCGCCGGTCGCCTCGGGTGCCGTGGGCCTGGCGCAGCGGGCGATGGACGAGGCGATCAAGTACGCCAAGGAACGGAAGACGTTCGGCCTGCCGATCGCGGCCTACCAGGCGATCAGCTTCATGATCGCGGACATGGCGATGCAGATCGAGGCGGGGCGCCACCTCGTCCGGCTCGCCGCGTGGGCGATCGACAACGGGAAGCGGAACACGAAGTACGCCGCGATGGCGAAGGCCTTCTGCGCCGACATGGCGATGAAGGTCGCGACGGACGCCGTCCAGGTTCACGGCGGCTACGGCTACTCGCACGAGTACCCGGTCGAGAAGCTGATGCGCGACGCCAAGATCTACCAGATCTACGAGGGGACGAGCCAGATCCAGCGGCTCATCATCTGCAAGGAGATCTTCGAGCGCTGAGGGCTCCGGGAGCAGGATCGCGCGCCGGCGCGGGGGACGCCGGTCGTCGACTCGCGGGACCGCGGCAACGACGACCTACGGTTCCGGGGCATCCCCTCGACTCGTTCTTCCAGCCGCCGCCAGCGGCGGGCCTCCGGGACGGCCTGCTCGCGCGACCGCGGGCTGCCGGTGAGGGGGGCGGCGGGGGGGGGGGGGGGGGGGGGGGGGGGGGGGGGCGGGGGGGGGGGGGGGGGGGGGGGGGGGGGGGGGGGGGGGGGGGGGGGGGGGGGGGCCGGGGGGCCCCCGCTCGGAGAGGAGCGCGTGGCGATCCTCACCGCGCCCGGCCTTCCGTTCGTCGTGGCCCTCCTTGGCGCGTGGCGAGCCGGCGGGGCGGCGGTCCCGCTCGCTCTCTCTCACCCGCCCGCCGAGCACGCCCACGTTCTCGACGACGCGGGGGTGACGCAGGTCCTCGCCGACGCGGAGAATGCGGCGCGGGTTGGGCCGATCGCGGCCGAGCGGGGCATCCGGCTCCTCTCCGTCGAGGACGCGGCCGCCGCACGGGTCCCGGCATTACGCGGGCGGGGTCCGGCGCCCCCTCCCGACGGCCGCGCGCTGATCCTCTACACGAGCGGAACGACGGGGAAGCCGAAGGGAGCCGTCCACACGCACGGAAGCCTCGCGGCGCAGGTCGCCTCGCTCTCGGAGGCGTGGGACTGGAGCGCCGACGACGCGATTCCGAACGTCCTGCCGCTCCACCACACGCACGGGCTCGTGAACGTCACGCTCTGCGCCCTCGCGAACGGGGCGCGCGTCGAGATGCTCCCGGGGTTCGACGCGGAGGTGTGCTGGCGGCGGCTCGAGGAGGGCGGGCTGACGGTCTTCATGGCGGTTCCGACGGTCTACGCGAAGCTCGCCGCCGCGTGGTCGGCCGCGAACGGGGCGACCCGCGCCCGCCGGAGCGCGGCGTGCCGGCGGCTGCGTCTCATGGTCTCGGGCTCTGCGGCGCTCCCCTCGCCACTCTTCGCGAGGTGGGAGGAGCTCTCGGGACACCGGCTCCTCGAGCGGTACGGGATGACGGAGATCGGCATGGCGCTCTCGAACCCGCTGCGCGGCGCGCGGCTCGCGGGCACGGTCGGGTCGCCGCTCCCTCTCGTCGACGTCCGGCTCGTCGACGAGGCGGGGCAGGAGTGCGCGGACGGTGCGCCGGGGGAGCTGCGGGTGAAGGGACCGACGCTCTTCCGGGAGTACCACGACAGGGCGGAAGAGACGACCCGGGCCTTTGATGGCGGCTGGTTCCTCACCGGCGACGTCGCAGCCCGCGAGAACGGCGTGTTCCGGATCCTCGGCCGCGCCTCCACCGACATCCTCAAGTCCGGTGGCTACAAGCTCTCGGCGCTGGAGATCGAGGACGCCCTGAGGCTTCACCCGGCGATTCGCGACGTGGCGGTCGTCGGCCTGCCCGACGAGGAGTGGGGGGAGCGGGTCGCGGCGGCGATCGTCGTCGAGGGGGACCCGCCGGCCCTCGAGGCCCTGCGCGCCTGGGCCCGCGACCGGCTCGCTCCCTACAAGGTGCCGTCGCGGCTCGTCGTCGTTTCCGAGCTCCCCCGCAACGCGATGGGCAAGGTGACGAAGTCCGCCGTGAAGTCGCTTTTCTCCGCAGAAGCGAACCGCCGCTAGAATCCGGTCAGCCCATGCCTTTTCTCGTTCGTAAACCGGCCGGCGGCGCCCCCGAGGAGCGCCTGCCCCTGAAGCCCGGCGGCAACTCCATCGGCCGTTCCCGCGAGAACGACGTCGTCCTCCACGACGCGAGCCTGTCCCGCTTCCACGCGCGGATCGACGTGGAGGAAGGAGGCTCGAGCGTCCTCGACCTCGGGAGCCGGAACGGGACGTTCGTCGGCGGGCTCAGGGTCCTGCAGTGCCGCCTGAAGCACGGGGACGCGGTGCAGCTCGGGGAGCTCCCGCTCCGCTTCGAGGAAGAGCGCCGGACGGTCCAGCCCGGCTTCTCCTCGCCCGAGCTGACGCTCCACGCGCTCATCGGCGCGGGAGCCGAGATCGACAAGACGTCGGCCATCCAGCTGCGCGGGGCGCTGCCGATGCAGCGCTCCGAGGCGAAGCTGAAGATCCTGCTGACGGTCAGCCAGATCCTCTCCTCGCCCGAGCCGGTCGATGCGGTCCTTCCGCGGATCGTCGAGCTTCTCCTCCAGATCCTCGACGTCCACCGTGTGGCGCTCCTCCTCGTGGAGGAGGGCTCTCCCGAGCCGGTCGCCAAGGTCGTCCGGTCGCGGAAGACGATGTCCGAGACCGACTCGTTCTTCAGCCGGAGCATCGTGAGGCACGTCTTCGAGAGGGGAGAGGGGCTCGTCAGCGACGACGCCCTCGTCGACCCTCGCTTCGCCGGGTCGGCGACGGTCGCGGGAGAGTCGATACGCTCCTCGATGGCGGCGCCGCTGAAGGTCGCCGACCGGATCCTCGGCGTCCTCTACGTCGACCACCGCTCCATCCCGAACCGCTACGGGCCGGAAGACCTCGAGTTCCTCGGCGCGTTCGGAAGCCAGGCGGCGCAGGCGATCGAGAACGCGAGGCTCACGGGAAAGCTCCAGGAGGAGGCGGTGCGCCGGTCGAGCCTCCTGCGCTTCTTCCCGCCGTCCGTCGTCGGTCCGCTCATGGGCTCGGCCGACTTCGGGGCCCAGGTGCGCGACGCCGACGTGACGGTCCTCTTCTCGGACATCAGCGGTTTCACCGCGATGTCCTCGAAGCTGGCCCCCCGCGAGGTCGTCGACCTCCTGAACCGCTATTTCCCGGTGATGGCCGAGATCGTCTTCCGGCACGAGGGGACGCTCGAGAAGTACATCGGCGACGCGCTCATGGCGATCTGGGGCGTCCCGACGCCCCACGACGACGACGCCGACCGGGCGCTCGCGGCCGCGCTCGAGATGCGCAGCGCCCTCGCGAAGCTGAATGCGGCCTGGGGAGAGGACCACCGGCTGGAGATCCACGTCGGCCTGAACTCGGGGCCCGTCGCGTTCGGAAACATCGGGTCGCCGGACTACGTCCAGTTCGCGGCCATCGGCGACACGACGAACGTCTCGGCCCGGGTCTGCACGGCGGCGCAGGAGGGCGAGGTCCTGATCTCGGAGGCGACACGCCGGCGGCTCAGGACGGCGCGGTTCGCCCTCGAGGAGCTTCCGCCCGTCGCCGTCAAGGGAAAGACGGAGCCGCTTCTTCTCCATCGCGTGCGGTGGGCGGCGCCGGAAGAGACGGTCGGCGTGGAGAGGGTGCCTTCGCCGGACGCTCCGGTCCGGCCCTGAGGCCGGGCAAGAGGGACGGGAACGGGTTCTCTCCCCGTTCCCGCGGGTGCGTCAGTCTCCGAAGCTGATGGCGAGGTCCCGCGCGGTGAGCATGGTGTCGGAGTCGAGAGGGACCGTCTTCATCCGGTTCGTGGCCTCCTCGAGCGGGACGTAGTTCACCGTCGGCGGCGCGAGGGCGACCATCACACCGCTGTGCCCCGAGTCGAGGGCGCGCACGGCCGCCGCACCGAACCGGAGCGCGAGGAGCCGGTCGAAGCTCGACGGCGAGCCGCCGCGGAGGAGGTGGCCGAGGACGACGGTCCGCACCTCGCGCCCCGTCAGCTCCTCGAGCCCCTTCATCACGCGCTCGCCCGCCCCGGCGAGCCGTTCCATGGCCCCCGCCTCGCGGGGACCGAGCGTGGAGATCGTCCCCCCCTTCGGCTTCGCCCCCTCCGCCACGACGACGATGGCGTGCTTCTGTCCCGCCTCCTCGCCGCGGCGGAGGTGCTCGGCGACCTTCTGGAGGTCGTACGGAATCTCGGGTATGAGGATGGCATCGGCGTTGCCGGCGATGCCGGCGTTGAGCGCGATCCACCCCGCGTACCGCCCCATCACCTCGACGACCATGATCCGGCGGTGCGCCTCGGCGGTGGAGTGGAGGCGGTCGATCGACTCCGTCGCGAAGGAGGCTGCCGTGTCGAACCCGAACGTGATGATCGTCTTGTCGAGGTCGTTGTCGATCGTCTTCGGGACGCCGACGACGCGCAGCCCTTTCTTCGCGAGGGCGTTCGCGATGGCGAGCGATCCGTCGCCGCCGATGGAGATCAGGGCGTCGATGTCGTGGAGGGCGAAGCACCTCACGAGCTCGTCGGTCCGGTCGACCTCGATCGTCGTTCCGTCGGCCTGCTTCACGGGGAAGCGGAGGGGATTGCCGCGGTTCGTCGTGCCGAGGATCGTCCCGCCGAGAGAGGTGATTCCCTCGACCCGCTCGCGCGTCAGGGAGATCAGGCCCCCGCCGGGAACTGCTCGGGGAACATGAGGCCGTTGAAGCCGTCCCGGATGCCGAAGCAGCGCCAGCCCCTGTTGATGGCGGCGTTCACGGCGCCGCAGATGACGGCGTTCAGGCCGGGAGCGTCGCCTCCGCCGGTGTTGATCGCGATGTTGCGGATTCGAGCCATCGTTTCGCCCCTTCTCTCTCCGACGACTGCTCTGCGTCGATCTCAGGTCAGGTCGAGCGCGCGGTTCAGGTGCTCGATCAGGACGTCCCCGCCCTCGACGCCGACCGCGAGGCGGATGAGCCCGGGGGTGATGCCCCGCGCGAGCCGGTCCGCCTCGGGGACGACGGCGTGGGTCATCGATGCCGGGTGCTGGATGTAGGTGATGCACGAGCCGAGGGAGACCGCGAGCTCCATCGGCGTGTCCTTCCTGCCGAAGTAGTTCATCACCGTCTCGCCGGCGGCGACGCCCCCCTTCACCTCGAACGTCAGGATCGCCCCGCCGGAGCGCATCTGCCGCTTCACGAGGTCCGCCTGGGGGAAGTCGGGGAGGCCGGGGTAGGCGACCGAGGCGACCTTCGAGTGGGTCGAGAGGAACCGGGCGATCTGGAGCGCCGTTTCGCTCTGCTGTGCCTCTCGCGGGGCGAGGCTCTGGATCGTCATCCCGTTCAGCCACGAGTCGAAGGGCGACGGCGTGGCGCCGATGTCCTTGTACCAGGGGAAGAAGTCGTTCCGCATGAAGCGGAACGGGCCGAGGAGCGCGCCGCCGACCGACGTGGAGTGGCCGTTCACGAACTTCGTCAGCGAGTGCATGACGAGGTCGGCCCCGAGGCGGAACGGCTGCTGCAGGTAGGGCGAGCAGAACGTGTTGTCGACGACGAGGAGGATTCCCCGCGGCTCGGTGAGCCGCGAGATCGCCTCGATGTCGGCGATGCGCAGCGTCGGGTTCTCGGGCGACTCGAGGAAGATCATCGCGACGTTCGGGTGCGCCTCGAGCGCCGCCTCCACGGCCGCCACGTTTCCCATGTCGCAGAAGACGGCCTCGACGCCGAACTTCCCGAGGCCGCGGAAGAGGCTGTCGGTGCAGCCGTAGACGTTCCCGGCGAGGATGGCGTCTCCCGAGCGGCAGACGGCGAGGGCGAGCGTGGAGATCGCCCCCATTCCCGATCCGAAGATGAGCGCGCCGATCGTCGGCTCCTTCTCGTCCACGGCGAGCGCCTTCTCGATGACGTGGTGCGCCTCGAGCTGGAAGAGGACCCTCTCGAGGTACTCGGTCGTCGGGTTGCCCAGACGCGTGTAGATGCGGGCGTAGGGGCGCTCGCCTCCCTTGGCCATCCCGAGGAAGCGATCGGCACCGTCTCGGACGTCCTTGAACGCGAACGTGGAGCGCTGGTGAATGACGGGGAGACCGGTTCCTGCCGCGAGCGTCCGGAAGACGCCCTCGTCGAGCTGCTTCACCTCGTCGCGGACCCAGCGGGTCTTGCGGTCGAGCCACCAGTCCCACCATTCCCAGCGGGCCGTTCCGAGACGGGTCTTCGGGATCGTGCACTCTGCAGTCAGCATGGCGAGATCTTATGACGCGCGGCCGCCGGCGGCCCCGGCGCGGAGAGCCGTTCGCAGCTTGGCGGCACGGGAGCGCGGGTTCGCCCGCAGCTCCTCCGGGCCGGGGCGGACCGGCTCGCGGGACCAACCGGCCCAGATACCGTCGCGGGCCCCTGCCTGGAACGCCTTCTTCACGAGCCGGTCCTCTCCGGAGTGGAACGTCAGGATCGCGACGCGCCCGCCCGGCGCGACGCAGGACGGGAGCGCGGCGAGGAACGCGCGGAGCGCGCCGAGCTCGTCGTTCACCTCGATCCGGAGCGCCTGGAACGTTCGCCGCACCGGGTCGTCACCCGCCTCGTCCCTCACCCGCGCGGGCAGGGACGACAGGGCCTCGCGGACGGCGGCGGCGAGGGCGAGGGTCGTGGTGATCGGCGTGCGGGCGCGGGCGGCCACGAGGGCGGCGGCGATTCCGGTGGCGTGGGGCTCGTCGGAGTTCTCGCGGAGGAGGGCCGCGAGGCGCTCCCGGGAAACCCGGGCGACGAGCTCGGCGGCGGAGAGGCCGCGAGAGGGGTTCATCCTCATGTCGAGCGGGCCGTCCGCCTTGAACGTGAAGCCGCGCGCCGGGTCGTCGAGCTGCATCGAAGAGACGCCGAGGTCGGCGAGGACGAGGTCGACCGAGGGGAGCCCGAGCTCTCCGAGGACCTTCGGCAGGCCCGCGAAGCTCGAACGCCGGACGGTCAGGGTCTCCTTGCCGAAACCGAGCCTGCGAAGGCGCGCCTCCGTCTTCGGCAGCTCCAGCGGATCGGCGTCCAGACCGATCAGGCGACCGCCCGGCAGGAGGCGGGGCAGGAGCTCGGCCGCGTGGCCTCCGTGGCCCAGAGTCGCGTCGACGGCGACGAGGCCCGGCTCGGGGCGAAGCGCCGCCAGGATTTCTTCGACGAGGACCGGACGGTGGGAGCCGGCCGGGGTCCTCCCGGACGAGACGACCTTCGCGACGGTCTCGGGGAAGCGGGCCGGGTCGCGCTCCTTGTACTTCTCGTCGAAGCGGCGCGGATTGCGGCCAGCGTATCGAGGGCGGCGACGGTGGGGAGTGTCGTCCACGAGGCCGATTGTGCGACGTCCGGGCCGGCGGGCGAGCCGCGCTCCACCGGAGCCGCGCGCGAACAGCGGCTCCGGTGGGGGCGAAC
The genomic region above belongs to Holophagales bacterium and contains:
- the rsmH gene encoding 16S rRNA (cytosine(1402)-N(4))-methyltransferase RsmH; this translates as MGLVDDTPHRRRPRYAGRNPRRFDEKYKERDPARFPETVAKVVSSGRTPAGSHRPVLVEEILAALRPEPGLVAVDATLGHGGHAAELLPRLLPGGRLIGLDADPLELPKTEARLRRLGFGKETLTVRRSSFAGLPKVLGELGLPSVDLVLADLGVSSMQLDDPARGFTFKADGPLDMRMNPSRGLSAAELVARVSRERLAALLRENSDEPHATGIAAALVAARARTPITTTLALAAAVREALSSLPARVRDEAGDDPVRRTFQALRIEVNDELGALRAFLAALPSCVAPGGRVAILTFHSGEDRLVKKAFQAGARDGIWAGWSREPVRPGPEELRANPRSRAAKLRTALRAGAAGGRAS